TCATATTGATCCAACAAAGCATTTTTAGGTTCTTTCAATATATGAAATAAATCATCTTTTTGTAGAGGCTGTAGAGCAGTTATAATTGGAACTCTTCCGATCAATTCAGGAATTAAACCAAAGCTAACCAAATCTGTTGGAGTGGTCAAGTCTAAAGCACACACTTTTTTTCCGTTATCTAATTCGACCTGCTCAAGTGTATTGCTAAACCTGaacttcttcattctttctttttcaagttctttGCTATTTGATGATTCAACAGAGTCTCCCGTCTTCTGTAGCTTTTTCATGTCTTCTATCCTCTTAACGATATGCTTATCCAAACCAACAAAAGCGCCCATAAtcatgaaaagaatatttgaaGTGTCCACAACAAATACTTCATCTTTCTTTGTTGtggtttgatttttctgtCCGTCAATGTCATGCTTAACAGGCCTTTTAACGGTAATTTCCACTTTATGGCCttcaatgattttcaataatgACTGCTGAACCCCCTCTCCGGACACATCTTTAGTGCCAATACTTGCGGCTGGCTTGGCTAGTTTATCAATCTCATCAAGAACAATGATACCTTTTTCTGCTCTCGCAACATCAAATTCAGCATTTACGAGTAACCTTTCAATGCATACTTCAACATCTTCACCTATATAACCGGCTTGAGTCAATTGTGTACAGTCAGTAATTGCAATGGGAacatttaatatttttgcCAATGTCGTTGCCAATAAAGTCTTACCAGAGCCTGAAGGGCCAACGACAAGGACATTACTTTTGCTTAACTCTAAGTCTTCGGCTACCTCTCTGCCTGCTGTATTAAATTGTCTTTGAAGATTCCTCCAACCAGCTTTTGATTCACTGTTCCCGCTGAAAATTGGTTCATCCCTATCATTTGTGAGTCTTTCTAGTTCCATCAATTCTTTCTGTCTTTTTAAATctcctttcttttgtttatcaTTAATTCTCAAATAATGGTTATAAACCGCTACGCTTAAAACCTTTTTACCAATATCTTGACCAATAATATACTCatcaagaaatttcttcagtGTTTTAGGAGTTGGTATATTCGATAAACGAGACTGTGCCAATTTCCCTGATGCAGTAGCTGCATATCGCCCAATTTTACTAGAATAGGCTCTAAAGAAGTTTTGGCCTGTAGATTTCAACATGAGCATGAAATATAATTAAAACTTCTTGTCCTATGGGGTTTTGCTGATGAGCCgtttgcttttcttttgaattttaaaatatacCATAGATGactattttatttctacTATCGAAAAAAGATTGTCACAATTAGtgctcttttttcaaaaaacatcaaaatgATAAGAAAGATACCATGTCGCAGAAAATACAGGAGCATCAGTTTCCTCACTTTTATTGCTGTTATCTGTTGCAATCGATCAACAAGAGACAATCATTTTACGTAGGATCAACTCCTAACCCAGTGCGACGTTTGAGACAGCATAATGGGAAATTAACAGTTGGAGGGGCG
The nucleotide sequence above comes from Saccharomyces paradoxus chromosome II, complete sequence. Encoded proteins:
- the MCX1 gene encoding Mcx1p (Mitochondrial matrix protein~similar to YBR227C) — encoded protein: MLMLKSTGQNFFRAYSSKIGRYAATASGKLAQSRLSNIPTPKTLKKFLDEYIIGQDIGKKVLSVAVYNHYLRINDKQKKGDLKRQKELMELERLTNDRDEPIFSGNSESKAGWRNLQRQFNTAGREVAEDLELSKSNVLVVGPSGSGKTLLATTLAKILNVPIAITDCTQLTQAGYIGEDVEVCIERLLVNAEFDVARAEKGIIVLDEIDKLAKPAASIGTKDVSGEGVQQSLLKIIEGHKVEITVKRPVKHDIDGQKNQTTTKKDEVFVVDTSNILFMIMGAFVGLDKHIVKRIEDMKKLQKTGDSVESSNSKELEKERMKKFRFSNTLEQVELDNGKKVCALDLTTPTDLVSFGLIPELIGRVPIITALQPLQKDDLFHILKEPKNALLDQYEYIFKQFGVRLCVTQKALKKVAQFALKEGTGARGLRGIMERLLLNVNYDCPGSDIAYVLVDEATVDSLQETEHSLASQVDVKYYSSDDKESLIRDVFEEDKKLGAMLDKELGYAASIHTPTSPRRSLTEEKKDE